In Gadus chalcogrammus isolate NIFS_2021 chromosome 11, NIFS_Gcha_1.0, whole genome shotgun sequence, a single window of DNA contains:
- the si:dkeyp-69b9.3 gene encoding myocardin, translating to MTLLAAERSLLIRNKFRSVLQLRIQNRKQNEINADSGLKTTCPSRKGEGDQSEALRLPDDGATQTSPPSGLHTDTAKDRSVCGAQRRTKPQKTIILNGKAQYPTRSQEQQHRHTLLPENCPVFLPLSSDVFEEDISSPRSSSSSSSPPERHALRRSPPFSPSPGLAGDQLMSDVSPAGTPPSATPSTTPRHAQSGLALLPATEGISQPIGITLGKSNSMATPGRPNGMYLTSQHSSLLPKTAQSPSSSCASSRSPPVPSAGHLPRPQKQQEAKPKMRKLKYHPYIPPNQRATAASGVGAQKKQRLSLDAPSGDTDQNVRFSDAVPQSTLAAPTKHPQSQDPSPSLKPELLPPNLVDLTVSELRQQLRKRGLPVSGTKPSLLQRLQPFQQPRTCLTPAPLCQLGPGLETFPPSPLLHPDLSPSSCSGSGADSPIGGGGSPHQQSFLRHSRVPGGAVLGSPNGLPESRVSSRILDEVPDGFSDVVSVSTARQHCGPSGTAVVFMDPATVPSETPSPSLPLSSSSSSAPSPLQSHASWRTEQELHRHELNVVCEIRERIRHRPRDRSGGADNNNNNNNNNNNNNINSNAFCGGPLHPFLQQDSRCRGKLEADGMPEVLFTQVFCCQPCEAISQDLELPVQITASPAQSSPGVRSLEEELQEAIQRAQMDPSESIDDILDEPVTCLGSVAPAELKPSEHLAPGPPESPHGDQLPPPSQRDDEDNFLSSPLCSSLLLELPPSPATTALSHMTLAPPPTILCSSPLPPTGSSRKRKAASTLDAADWLEMLTFGFRPLTPPSAPFVETDFGLDSDLNVNRVLDLMIEQW from the exons acaggagtgtgtgtggcgCTCAGAGACGGACTAAGCCTCAGAAGACAATCATCCTCAATGGGAAAGCCCAATATCCAACCAGgtcccaggagcagcagcacagacacacactgctccCGGAGAACt GTCctgtcttcctccccctctcctcggATGTCTTCGAAGAGGACATCTCCTCCccccgctcctcttcctcctcctcctccccccctgaaCGCCACGCCCTCCGCAgatccccccccttctccccgtcTCCGGGGCTGGCGGGGGACCAGCTGATGAGTGACGTGTCCCCCGCCGGCACGCCGCCCAGcgccacccccagcaccacccccaggCATGCGCag TCTGGTTTGGCGTTGCTCCCGGCAACTGAGGGCATCAGCCAGCCAATAGGCATAACACTGGGCAAATCGAACTCCATGGCAACGCCTGGGAGACCAAACGGGATGTATTTGACCTCTCAGCATTCCTCCCTGCTGCCTAAG aCAGCTCAGTCCCCCAGCTCGTCCTGCGCCTCGTCCCGCTCGCCCCCCGTCCCGAGCGCGGGCCACCTTCCCCGTCCTCAGAAACAACAGGAGGCCAAGCCCAAGATGAGGAAGCTCAAGTACCACCCCTACATTCCCCCCAACCAGAGGGCCACCGCGGCCTCGG GTGTCGGGGCCCAGAAGAAGCAGCGATTGTCTCTGGACGCGCCCAG TGGAGACACCGATCAGAATGTGAGGTTCTCTGACGCCGTACCCCAGAGCACGCTGGCCGCCCCCACCAAACACCCCCAGTCCCAGGACCCCAGCCCCAGCCTCAAACCGGAGCTCCTGCCTCCCAACCTCGTCGACCTCACG GTGTCAGAGTTGCGGCAGCAGCTGCGTAAGCGGGGCCTCCCCGTCTCTGGCACCAAACCCTCCCTGCTGCAGCGTCTGCAGCCCTTCCAACAGCCCCGCACCTGTCTCACCCCGGCCCCCCTGTGCCAGCTGGGTCCCGGCCTGGAGACCTTTCCCCCCTCGCCCCTGCTGCACCCCGACCTCAGCCCCAGCTCCTGCTCCGGCTCCGGGGCCGACTCGCCCATCGGCGGCGGGGGCAGCCCCCACCAACAGAGCTTCCTACGGCACAGCAGGGTCCCCGGGGGGGCCGTCCTGGGCTCCCCCAACGGCCTCCCCGAATCCCGGGTTTCCAGCAGGATCCTCGACGAAGTCCCCGACGGGTTCTCGGACGTCGTCTCGGTCAGCACGGCCCGCCAACACTGTGGCCCGAGCGGCACCGCCGTGGTCTTCATGGACCCCGCCACCGTCCCCTCGGagacccccagccccagcctaccgctgtcctcctcctcctcctcggcccccTCGCCCCTGCAGAGCCACGCCTCGTGGAGGACGGAGCAGGAGCTGCACCGCCACGAGCTGAACGTGGTGTGTGAGATCAGGGAGAGGATACGCCACCGGCCCAGGGACCGCAGCGGCGGcgcagacaacaacaacaacaacaacaacaacaacaacaacaacaacatcaacagcaACGCG TTTTGTGGAGGACCTCTCCATCCGTTCCTGCAACAGGATTCAAGATGCAGAGGGAAGCTGGAGGCAGACGGAATGCCCGAGGTTTTATTTACCCAG GTGTTCTGCTGCCAGCCCTGCGAGGCCATCAGCCAGGACCTGGAGCTGCCGGTGCAGATCACGGCCAGCCCCGCCCAGTCCTCCCCGGGCGTCcgcagcctggaggaggagctgcaggaggcCATCCAGAGAGCGCAG atGGACCCAAGCGAGTCCATCGATGACATTCTGGATGAGCCGGTCACTTGTTTGG GGTCTGTGGCTCCCGCTGAACTCAAACCCTCTGAGCACTTGGCTCCCGGCCCCCCCGAATCCCCCCACGGGGACCAGCTCCCACCGCCTTCCCAACGCGACGACGAGGACAACTTCCTGTCCTCGCCGCTGTGCTCCTCGCTCCTCCTGGAGCTGCCGCCATCTCCGGCCACGACGGCGTTGAGTCACATGACCTTGGCTCCTCCCCCGAccatcctctgctcctccccgcTGCCGCCCACCGGGTCGTCACGGAAACGGAAGGCGGCTTCCACCCTGGATGCGGCCGATTGGCTGGAGATGTTGACATTTGGCTTCCGCCCGCTCACGCCCCCTTCCGCTCCGTTTGTGGAGACGGATTTCGGTCTGGATTCCGATCTGAACGTTAACAGGGTTTTGGATCTCATGATAGAACAGTggtga